The genomic stretch AGGGAGAGGAATatcagccagtgttcccactGGACTAGTGTGTTTGCTATAAAGTAGAGGGTCAGTGAGTGTCACGGGGTACGGTTGTTCTAGAGCAGGGTGTCACTGAGCACTGCTGGGCGTTGTTCTAGAGCAGGGTGTCACTGAGCACTGGTGGCGGTATGTTCTAGAGCAGGGTGTCACTGAGCACTGGTAGAGGTAGTTCTAGAGCAGGGTGTCACAGAGCACTGGTAGTGGCATGTTCTAGAGCAGGGTGTCACTGAGCACTGGTAGGGGTAGTTCTAGAGCAGGGTGTCACTGAGCACTGGTAGGGGTAGTTCTAGAGCAGGGTGTCACTGAGCACTGGTAGTGGCATGTTCTAGAGCAGGGTGTCACTGAGCACTGGTAGGGGTAGTTCTAGAGCAGGGTGTCACTGAGCACTGGTAGTGGTATGTTCTAGAGTAGGATGCCACTGAGTGCCGGTGGTGGTATGTTCTAGAgtaggatgtcactgagcactgGTAGTGGTGTGTTCTAGAGCGAGATGTCACAGAGCACTGCTGGTGGTATGTTCTGGAGTAGGACGTCACTGAGCACTGGTAGTGGTATGTTCTAGAGTGGGATGTCACTGAGCACTGGTGGTGGTATGTTCTAGAGTGGGATGTCACTGAGTATTGGTGGTGGTATGTTCTAGattaggatgtcactgagcactgGTAGTGGCGTGTTCTAGAGTGGGATGTCACTGAGCGCCGGTGGTGGTATGTTCTAGAGTGGGATGTCACTGAGCGCCGGTGGTGGTATGTTCTGGAGTGGCAGTGTCATTGGGCACTGGGCAGTTTATTCTAGAGTGGAGGTGCCACTGATGGGATTACTTAGTGACTGGTGGGCCCTTGTTTTTCGAGCAAGGCTTCACTGAATTATTAATTGACGTTTTGTTGTAAGCTCAAAATGTCTGAGTCATAAGTGTGATGTGTTGTAATTCACGTGTGAGTGAGTCATTAATGTGAAATGTGTTCTAGCTCACGTACGACTGAGTTGCTagtgtgacttttttttttaccagaTCATCATGTCAGCAAAGTCATTCATGTCCTAGATGAGGATGTGCAAAGTTACTGATGCATACATCACTGGGTCATTATGTGGGGTTTGTCCTCGGTCCAGCCTGTAAGAAGAACCGTTCATTACTTCACCAAAGACCAATGCATAATCCATCTCTTTTTAACAGGGTGTCATGATGCTGCATCTGTCTCTATGCCTCCTCGGAGCAGCCTTGGCTGCAGCTCAGCAATCTTCCTCCAACATGTGCTTCAGGTATCAGAACTACTTGGACTGTCAGAGTCGCACATTTACTGAGATCCCTCAAGTGCCAAAAGGCATAATCCACCTCAACTTAAATAGGAACTGCATCGGGCTTATTGAAGAGAAGTCATTTCCTCGACTAGGTCAGCTACGAGTCCTCTCCATTGGATTACAGGTGGAGCCACCATTGCGTGTTGGACCAGGAGCATTTAGGAATTTGCCCAATCTGACATCTCTAGACCTGGGCGGAAACAAAGAGCTAGAGCTGGACTTGGAGGCATTTTCTGGCCTAAGAAACCTGCAGGTCCTGTCTCTGGACTACAATGGTCTTCGTGACTCCGTTCTACAACAAGGGTATTTTAAAGACTTAATCTCACTGCGAACCCTCGTTCTTGAAGGAAACAAGATAGAACATATCAGGCCAGATCCAACATTTTATAACCTATGGACACTGGAGAATGTTCATTTTAAGGCAAATCAGATTGGCCAGATTTGTGAGGGGGATCTGTACAATGTTCGACAGAGGCTTTTCAAAACATTTGACATCTCCTCAAACACATACTTGTATGGAGATGAAACCTTTGACTGGGAGCAATGTGGCAATCCTTTCCAGGGTGTAATGCTTCACACCTTGGACATTTCATCAACTGGGCTTACCATCCAACAACTGGAGAAGATGTTTTCAGCTGTACGGGGAACAGTTGTTATACATGTGAAGATGCAGTTCCTGCCCATTGGTAGATCGTTTGGTTTTAACAATATACAGGATCCAAGCAATCAGACATTTTCTGGTCTCAGTGACAGTTCTGTGTTAATTCTGGACGTGTCCCACACATTCATTTTCTCCCTTAAACCCCGTGTATTTTCACACCTGAGCTCCTTGCTGATTCTAACATTATCTATGAACAAGATCAATCAGATTGAAAAGAATGCATTCTTCGGCCTTGACTCCCTTCAGCAGTTAAATCTTTCTTACAATCTTTTGGGCACGATCTACTCGTCAACCTTTGAAGGTCTGAGGGACGTTTCGTTCATTGACCTGCAACACAACCATATCGGGGTCATTCAGAACAACGCATTTCATGGATTGAACCAACTGAGGACATTGAACCTTCGAGACAATTCCCTCTCCGTGATTTCTGGGCTTCACCCCCTCCCACGACTGGCATATTTTTTAGTGGGTCACAACCGCCTGGCGACGGTTTATGGCCTCAAGCCCGTTTCCAACGGAACGTTTTTCGATTTCTCAAGCAATGCGTTTACCAACCTCAAGGTTTTCTATGAGATCATGCAGCTTCCTGCTGTGGAGCATCTTTTGTTAAGGGACAACCGTGTGTCGACATGCAGTGCTGCTCCTACTGATGCCATTTCCAAAGACAACCAGTTAATACACCTTGACCTCTCGAGCAACTTCCTCCAGTTGATGTGGTCATCTAAACGGTGCAGGGAGGTGTTCCACAATCTGACTAAGCTGACAGTCCTTCTTCTTGATCATAACTATCTCATGGAGCTGCCACAAGATGTTTTTAAAGGTTTGGATTCTCTAAAGAGACTCAACTTATCTTCTAACTCCCTGTCCCAGCTCAGCCCAGGCCTGTTTCCCAGCACCCTCGAGATTCTCGACCTGTCTAAAAACCGCCTTGTGTCACCCAGCCCGCAGGTCTTCAGCTTTGTGAGTCATCTGGACTTGAGGCAAAACCAATACATCTGTGACTGTAGTCTCAGGGGCTTCATCGAATGGCTAAATGACACTGAGGTGGACTTGGTGGAACCATTAGCAGAGATATACTGTGCGTTTCCAGAAAAGTTGCAAGGGACACCTCTTCTGCTTCTGAACACTGATGGGTGTGATGAAGATGATAATGTGCAGCCAATACAATTAGCTCTCTTTGTCTTCTTCACTACATTCTTACTGATTATGATCACTTCTGTCCTTCTCTATAATCACTACAGAGGCTTGTTCTTCATCTGGTACAGAAGAACGACAAACCGGATCCTGAATGATCAGAAAGCTGATCTGGAAGGAAAGGACTACAAGTTTGATGCATACATGTGCTTCAGCAGTAAGGACATAGATTGGGTGAAGATCTCACTTCTGCAGTACCTGGACTCGCAGCTCGATGAGAAGAACAGGTTTCAGCTGTGCTTCGAAGACAGGGACTTCATTCCTGGAGAGGATCACATTACAAACATACACGATGCCATCTGGTGCAGCAAGAAGACCGTCTGCATCGTGACCAGGCAGTTCCTGAAGGATGGTTGGTGCATCGAAGCCTTCAATATTGCCCAGAGTAGACTCTTTCACGAGCTGAGTGATGTGATGGTCATGTTGGTTGTCGGGAAGCTCCCGGACTACCAACTAATGAAGTACAAGCCCATTAGAGCGTACATCAGGAACAGGCAATACATGCGTTGGCCAGAGGACCCCCAGGACCACACATGGATCTTGGATAAGTTGGCATACCAAATCCTGCAAGATCCCAAAGGGAAAAATCCGAGGCTGGGGAAGGTGAAGACTTCCCCCCGCTGGCTGAATTTCTTCAACAGGGAGAAGGCAAATGATGACTTTAGGTTGCAACAGATAGCAACAGTCACAAAATAATAACTCGGCGATCGCTGTCTGCAGGAGATACGACATCTGGCTGTAGGCCAACTGCAAGCCCTGGACACTCTCTCCTTCCAAATGGTATTTTGATCCTTTGGGCACCAAAGCATATTGCCAGTAGGTGGCCTACAGCCCCAACGCCAGCAGCAAGCCCAGTCCAGTTGTTACATCTCTTCCTCAAAGATTGTCTCATGCTCCGATTCTATGAACATCCCACAGGTCACTTTCTGGAGTGTGCAGCTTTTCCCATTAACTCCCACCATGTGGAACACCAGTCCAAATGCTACTTGGAATTGACAGGGGCCTCCCACTCCCTCAAACAGCAACACTTAATGTGGTGTCAGAAGAGCTGGGCTGGACTTGAATTAACTCCATTACAGCCAAACACATACAGTGCCTATTGGGGCGAGAGAGTAATTTCAGTATTACACTTCCTCAGTGGAGAATTTGAAACTCTGTGGAGAATGTATTACATAAAATTaccacatggaaacaggccatgtggcccaaccagtccatgttggtgtttatcttccacaCAAGCACTCTGTTCCCATctctctttattcccctttccttcaaccacctatcgaaACTATACTTCAATGTTGACATGGTCCCTGCTTCATTCGCTAACTCTGGTagagcattccacagcctcataaccctctgtgtaaaaatgtttattctgttttctgtcctaaaTCTTTTGCATTTAATagtatatctatgtcccctcattcaaGCCCCCTCCCCCAAATCACTGGGAacaatctactctgtcccatcccttcataatttaaactcttctatcaaatcacccagtaatctcctctgttctaatgaaaacagtcccattttttcaagtatttctctgtatttatatttcctcacaccaggcagcatcccagtgaacctgtgctgtaacctctctattgcctcaacattctTGCTGTAGTGCAGAGCCCAAATctccacacagtactccaactgtggtcttactaaggttttgtaTAGGTTGACCATTACATCTCGACTTTATACCTCTTGCTATAATGAACCAGGATAATTGCCTCCATTCCAACCATGGGCCCTGATTCAGCAGATGGTTATATTATGGTGGTGTGTTGGAGCCAAGCTCAAGAAAAGCTGGGGAGTTTCCCCTTCCTCCATCTCCCCTTCTCTGTcccacacatccgctccatctcAGGGAGAAGCAACCGACTTCCAAGCCTTCAACACCGCTGCTCAGGAGGTGACCGAGGGGCAGCCCCAAGGGATGCTGCTAAGGGCGTCCCTGTTTCCCTGCCCCCTGTTCCTTCAACCTGCTGGAGTGGAATTCAGGTCAGCACTTGTAGTGGGAAAGGAGTTTGCTGTAGAACAGCAAGTCAGGCACCTGGTGCATGGATGCTGGTTAACATCatatctacagcatagaaacaggccattcggcccaacaggtccatgccgatgtttataccccacacgagcctcctcccaccctacttcatctaaccctatcaccatatccttctactcctttctccctcatgtacttatctaacttccccttaaatgcatctatgctattcgtctcaaatactccttgtgtagcgagtgccacattctaaccactgtccgggtaaagaagcttctcctggttaCCTCAGTGCTGTTTAACACCCCAATCCAACAGGACAGTTGAACGGTGTGCTGCCTGCAGGGTGGAACAGCCACTTGATGCTCCGGATGAGCTGCCCAGATGAAGAGAAGTTTAAAGTCCAGATTGTAAGACTGTGAAACATTCTGTATTCTGTATTGTGTTATGATTGAGACTCTGCTCCACTCTGCTCTTTGCTAAAGGTCAGTGTGAATATGTTGCAGTCAGAGGAGGGACTATGTTGGAATTTACCAATGTGATGATGATGGTTAAAACCAGTGACTCGTTGCAGATGACACCCCCAATTACCGTAACCCACAAGTGTCATTTCTACCCAAGTATggtgatttttgttttaaattttagaTTTTGTTTAAATCGGAATTTTAGTTTTTATATTCTGCTCCGATTAAATGTGGTTAAATTCTGCCGAATAAAATGGTAAAAATGTAAACATCAGCATCAAGATTAACCGTGAGACCACATCGTACCAGCGGGAGGGAGTCAGTCATCGTACCAGCGGGAGGGAGTCAGTCATCGTACCGGGGGGGCGCACTGTACCAGCaggagggagtcagtcatcgtaccagcaggagggagtcagtcatcgTACCAGCGGGAGGGAGTCAGTCATCGTACCAGCGGGAGGGAGTCAGTCATCGTACCAGCGGGAGGGAGTCAGTCATCGTACCAGCGGGAGGGAGTCAGTCATCGTACCAGCGGGAGGGAGTCAGTCATCGTACCGGGGGGGCGCACTGTACCAGCaggagggagtcagtcatcgTACCAGCGGGAGGGAGTCAGTCATCGTACCAGCaggagggagtcagtcatcgtaccagcaggagggagtcagtcatcgTACCAGCGGGAGGGAGTCAGTCATCGTACCAGCGGGAGGGAGTCAGTCATCGTACCAGCGGGAGGGAGTCAGTCATCGTACCAGCGGGAGGGAGTCAGTCATCGTACCAGCGGGAGGGAGTCAGTCATCGTACCAGCGGGAGGGAGTCAGTCATCGTACCAGCGGGAGGGAGTCAGTCATCGTACCAGCGGGAGGGAGTCAGTCATCGTACCGGGGGGGCGCACTGTACCAGCaggagggagtcagtcatcgtaccagcaggagggagtcagtcatcgtaccagcaggagggagtcagtcatcgtaccagcaggagggagtcagtcattgtaccagcaggagggagtcagtcattgtaccagcaggagggagtcagtcatcgTACCAGCAGGAGGGAGTCAGTCATTGTACCAGCGGGAGGGAGTCAGTCATCGTACCAGCaggagggagtcagtcatcgtaccagcaggagggagtcagtcatcgtaccagcaggagggagtcagtcatcgTACCGGGGGGGCACGTTGTACCAGCaggagggagtcagtcatcgtaccgttaagaggggggggggggggggggggcagcgtcGCACCggccggccggggggggggggggggggtgaggggggtgttgCATCACAACAGCAGGAGTCGTCGTACTGGTGTGGGGCGCGGGCAGGGGGCAGTGTCATACCAACGGGACAGCAGTGCCGTATGTGCCATAGTTGAACTGAGCGTCCTGATCACCCTCCATCAACCGCaccatctcctgggagagacccAGAGAAAAAGCCCTGGGCCAAttcggggaggggtggggggataaaTCGATCTGTGAATGTCCGACTCTGAAGGAGATCAAAGCAAATTCTAGGACACCAGTGGCCATGAGACACACTGGGCAATGCCCCGACTACTTTTgtgaagctgtgacattggccaTGGATAGGAACTCGCCAACCAACAGCAAATCCACACGAGCCAGCAACTTACATCAAAGGTCGGTGACCCTCcccaaaaagaaaaacttgctgaTGACTGACTTCATCCCCTGTTTATGTAACTTATacgcatgtcccctggtcctccttaACCAATCTAACTCAAATCATCCATCCACACAGACAGAAtctaatccctttattatttcaaAGATCTcagtagaaagaaagaactatcTTGCATTCATGTATCACCTGTCATGATCTCAAGACgttccaaagccctttacagccaatgaagtacttttacaagtgtagtcactattgtaatgtaggaaattcggcagccaatttgggcacagcaaggtcccacaaacagcaatgtacggtaagggtacggtagcatagtggttgtgttactggactagtaatccagaggcctggacttataatccggagtcatgagttcaaatcccaccagctggagaatttaaattcaatttattaaataatatctgaaataaaaaactagtatcagtaatggtggccatgaaactactggcctttatgtgactccagacccacagcaatgtggttgattcttaattgccctctgaaatggtctagcaagccactcagttgtatgaaaagtcataatgagaataaaaccCGACGGACTACCTGGCATCGGaagactaggcaccggacacgacaaaggcaaaccaagcccagtcgaccctgcaaagtccttctcactaacatctggggacttgtgccaaaattgggagagctgtcccacagactagtcaagcaacagcctgacatagccatactcacagaactaTACCTTTCAGCCAGcgccccagactcttccatcaccatccctgggtatgtcctgtcccaccggcaggacagacccaccagaggtggcgttacagtgatatacagtcaggagggagtggtcctgggagtcttcaacattgactctggaccccatgaaatctcatggtatcaggtcaaacaaggagacctccctcagctgatgaatcagttctcctccatgttgagcaccacttggaggaagcactgagggtggcaagggcacaaaatgtactctgggtgggggacttcaatatccatcaccaagaatggctcggtagtaccactactgaccgagctggtcgagtcctgaaggacatagctgccagactgggcctgcggcagatggtgaacgaaccaacaccagcgaaaaacctacttgaccttgtcctcaccaatctacctgttacagatgcatctgtccatgacagtattggtaggagtgaccaccgcacagtcctcgtggagacgaagtcccgtcttcgcactgaggacaccatccaacgtgttgtgtggcacgaccaccgtgctaaatgggatagattcagaacatatctagcagctcaaaactgggcatccatgaggcgctgtgggccatcagcagaagcagaattgtattccagcacaatctgtaacctcatggcccggcatattcctcactccaccattaccaacaagccaggggatcaaccctggttcaacgaggagtgtagaagagcatgccaggagcagtaccaggcatacctaaaaatgaggtgccaacctggtgaagctacaactcaggactacatgcatgctaaacagcggaagcaacatgctatagacagagctaagcgattccacaaccaacggatcagatcaaagctctgcagtcctgccacatccagtcgtgaatggtggtggacaattaaacaactaacgggaggaggaggctctgtaaacatccccatcctcaatgaaggcggagtccagcacgtgagtgcaaaagacaaggctgaagcgtttgcaaccatcttcagccagaagtgccgagtggatgatccatctcagcctcctcccgatatccccaccatcacagaagccagtcttcagctaattcgattcactccacgtgatatcaagaaatggctgagtgcactggatacagcaaaggctatgggccccgacaacatcccggctgtagtgctgaagacttgtgctccagaacgagctgcgcctctagccaaactgtttcagtacagctacaacactggtatctacccgacaaagtggaaaattgcccaggtatgtcctgtccacaaaaagcaggacaaatccaatccggccaattcccgccccatcagtctacactcaatcgtcagcaaactgatggaaggtatcgtcgacagtgctatcaagcggcacttattcaccaataatctgctcaccgatgctcagtttgggttccgccaggaccactcggctccagacctcattacagccttggaccaaacatggacaaaagagctgaattccagaggtgaggtgagagtaactgcactggacatcaaggcagcatttgaccgagtgtggcaccaaggagccctaataaaattgaagtcaatgggaatcggggaaaactctccagtggctggagtcatacctagcacaaaggaagatggtagtggttgttggaggccaatcatctcagccccaggacattgctgcaggagttcctcagggcagtgtcctaagcccaaccatcttcagctgcttcatcaatgaccttccctccatcataaggtcagaaatggggatgttcgctgatgattgtacagtgttcagttccatttgcaacccctcagataacgaagcagtccatgcccgcatgcagcaagatctggacaacatccaggattgggctgataagtggcaagtaacatttgagccagacaagtgccaggcaatgaccatctccaacaagagagagtctaaccacctccccttgacattcaatggcattaccatcaccaaatcccccaccatcaacattctggaggtcaccattgaccagaaacttaactggaccagccatataaatactgtggctacaagagcaggtcagaggctgggtattctgcagcgagtgactcacctcctgactccccaaagcctttccatcatctacaaggcacaagtcagaagtgtgatggaatactctccacttgcctggatgagtacagctccaacaacactcaagaagctcgacaccatccaggacaaagcagcccacttgattggcaccccatccaccaccctaaacattcactcccttcaccgtggctacagtgtgtaccatccacaagatgcacttgccaaggcttcttcgacagcacctcccaaacccgcgacctctaccacctagaagggcagcaggcacatgggaacaacatcacctgcacgttcccctccaagtcacacaccatcccgacttggaaatatatcgcgttccttcatcgtcgctgggtcaaaatcctggaactcccttcccgtgggagaaccttcaccacacggactgcagcagttcaagaaggcggctcatcaccaccttctcaagggcaattggggatgggcaataaatgctggcctcgccagcgacgcccacatcccatgaacaaataaataaaatgtgataatgaccagataatctgttttagtgatgttggttgggggataaatattggccaggacaccggggagaactcccctgcccttcttcaaaatagtggcatgggatcttatgtccacctgagagggcagaaggggccttgttttaacttctcatccgaaagatggcacctctgatagtgcagcacttcctttgtctctggaatggggcagtCTGtcaaaggtgtcagccatggctcagttggtagtactcactcctctgagtcagaaagtcttgGCTTCaagttccagagacttgagcacataatctacaccgacacttcagtacaggactgagggagtgctgcaatgtcggatgtgccgtctttcggaagagacgttaaatcaaggccctctcagccctcagattatctggtcatttatttcattgctgtttgcaaattgtcctaacaatacatagaatcatagaaagttacggcacagaaggaggccattcagcccatcgtgtccgtgccggccgaaagagctatccagcttaatcccattttccaacacttggtccgtagccctgtaggttacggcacttcaggtgcacatccaggtactttttaaatgagttgagggtttctgcctctaccaccctttcagacagtgagttccagacccccaccaccctctgggtgaaaacatttctcctcagctcccctctaatccaaatactttgaatctatgctccctggtcactgacccctctgctaagggaaataggtcttccttatccactctatcttgtcccatcataattttatacaccgcaattaaatctcccgtcagcctcctttgttccaaagaaaacaaactcaACCTATCCaaggatataactggtagaacAGTTacaggagaaccaatggatgtggtgtatttggattttcagaaggcctttgataaagtcccacataagaggttagtgggcaaaattaaagcacatgggattgggggtaatatactggcatggattgaaaattggttaacagacaggaaacagcgagtaggaataaattggtctttttcggggtggcaggcagtgactagtggggtaccgcaggatcagtgcttgggccccagctattcacaatatatatcaatgatttggatgagggaaccaaatgtaatatttccaagtttgctgatgacacaaaactaggtgggatcatgagttgtgaggaggatgcgaagaggcttcaaggcgatttagacaagttgagagactgggcaaatacatggcagatgcagtataacgtggataaatgtgaagttatccacttcagaaggaaaatcggaaaggcagagtattatttaaatggtgatagattgggaaatgttgatgtacaaagggccctgggtgtccttgtacaccagtcactgaaagcaaacatgcagggtcagcaagcaattaggaagacaaatggtatgttggccttcattgcaagaggatttgagtacaggagcaaggatgtcttactgcagttatacagggccttggtgagaccacacctggggtattgtgtgcagtttttgtctccttacctaaggatatact from Heptranchias perlo isolate sHepPer1 chromosome 5, sHepPer1.hap1, whole genome shotgun sequence encodes the following:
- the LOC137322107 gene encoding toll-like receptor 5; this translates as MMLHLSLCLLGAALAAAQQSSSNMCFRYQNYLDCQSRTFTEIPQVPKGIIHLNLNRNCIGLIEEKSFPRLGQLRVLSIGLQVEPPLRVGPGAFRNLPNLTSLDLGGNKELELDLEAFSGLRNLQVLSLDYNGLRDSVLQQGYFKDLISLRTLVLEGNKIEHIRPDPTFYNLWTLENVHFKANQIGQICEGDLYNVRQRLFKTFDISSNTYLYGDETFDWEQCGNPFQGVMLHTLDISSTGLTIQQLEKMFSAVRGTVVIHVKMQFLPIGRSFGFNNIQDPSNQTFSGLSDSSVLILDVSHTFIFSLKPRVFSHLSSLLILTLSMNKINQIEKNAFFGLDSLQQLNLSYNLLGTIYSSTFEGLRDVSFIDLQHNHIGVIQNNAFHGLNQLRTLNLRDNSLSVISGLHPLPRLAYFLVGHNRLATVYGLKPVSNGTFFDFSSNAFTNLKVFYEIMQLPAVEHLLLRDNRVSTCSAAPTDAISKDNQLIHLDLSSNFLQLMWSSKRCREVFHNLTKLTVLLLDHNYLMELPQDVFKGLDSLKRLNLSSNSLSQLSPGLFPSTLEILDLSKNRLVSPSPQVFSFVSHLDLRQNQYICDCSLRGFIEWLNDTEVDLVEPLAEIYCAFPEKLQGTPLLLLNTDGCDEDDNVQPIQLALFVFFTTFLLIMITSVLLYNHYRGLFFIWYRRTTNRILNDQKADLEGKDYKFDAYMCFSSKDIDWVKISLLQYLDSQLDEKNRFQLCFEDRDFIPGEDHITNIHDAIWCSKKTVCIVTRQFLKDGWCIEAFNIAQSRLFHELSDVMVMLVVGKLPDYQLMKYKPIRAYIRNRQYMRWPEDPQDHTWILDKLAYQILQDPKGKNPRLGKVKTSPRWLNFFNREKANDDFRLQQIATVTK